The proteins below come from a single Treponema phagedenis genomic window:
- a CDS encoding antA/AntB antirepressor family protein, which produces MNEITKNKTTTTSVPPNLTFQSKVENAGTEFEQNEILKIDTVENRQYVNARELHMQLQVGKIFAAWIKERIEKYSLIEGKDYKTCFPNQESEIHGGQNKKDYLLTVQAAKELAMVENNEQGRKIRQYLIKVEEAWNTPEMIMARALQVSQNTINSLNERLTIAEKTIEAQKPRVELADALTSSKGAISMAEAVKVLHLPFGRNTAFKMLRNAKVLNADNIPYQEYINRGYFRVRESSWRNAKGETKISLVTEVFQKGMDYLRSFFIKKEVLSA; this is translated from the coding sequence ATGAACGAGATAACAAAAAATAAAACGACGACGACATCTGTACCGCCTAACCTTACATTTCAAAGTAAGGTTGAAAACGCCGGAACAGAGTTTGAGCAAAATGAAATATTGAAAATTGATACCGTAGAAAACCGGCAATATGTAAATGCGCGGGAGCTGCATATGCAATTACAAGTTGGGAAAATTTTTGCGGCATGGATAAAAGAGCGTATTGAGAAATACAGCTTGATTGAGGGAAAAGACTATAAAACTTGCTTTCCAAATCAGGAAAGCGAGATTCACGGCGGGCAAAACAAAAAAGATTATTTACTAACCGTCCAAGCCGCCAAAGAATTGGCGATGGTAGAAAACAATGAGCAGGGGCGGAAAATAAGGCAATATCTTATTAAGGTTGAGGAAGCGTGGAACACTCCCGAGATGATAATGGCAAGAGCCTTGCAGGTTTCCCAAAACACAATCAATTCATTAAATGAAAGATTAACCATAGCGGAAAAAACAATCGAAGCGCAAAAACCAAGAGTAGAGCTTGCCGATGCCCTCACCTCAAGCAAAGGGGCTATCAGTATGGCGGAAGCGGTAAAGGTCTTACACCTACCGTTCGGGCGCAATACCGCTTTTAAAATGCTGCGGAATGCAAAAGTCCTCAATGCAGATAATATCCCATACCAAGAATATATCAATCGGGGCTATTTTAGAGTGCGGGAAAGTAGCTGGAGGAATGCAAAGGGCGAAACAAAAATATCACTTGTAACAGAAGTTTTCCAAAAGGGCATGGATTATTTACGCTCATTTTTTATTAAGAAAGAGGTACTATCGGCATGA
- a CDS encoding DNA adenine methylase — translation MRPPLSYYGGKQQLAKKIVSLIPEHKIYCEPFCGGAAVLFAKEPSQAEVINDTNAEIINFYHVVQEDFPALQKEIMKTLHSREMHRHAKIIYENPDMFDTVKRAWAVWVQANMSFGNCLNSGFAYAKKNESITKTIVNKIDEFTDKISNRIRMLQIENCDALKVIASRDTADTFHYIDPPYVGTDQGHYDGYTQQDFDNLLGMLQNIQGKFLLSSFRNKKLSEYTKNNKWYQIEFKMVNTMTQNGNKKNQKIEVLTANYPISLDKGQEAKKEDSSIGQSELIFEKELSEERA, via the coding sequence ATGAGACCACCATTAAGCTATTACGGCGGCAAACAGCAGCTTGCAAAAAAGATTGTATCACTTATTCCTGAACATAAAATCTACTGCGAACCCTTCTGCGGAGGTGCTGCTGTTCTGTTCGCGAAAGAACCCTCACAAGCTGAAGTCATCAACGATACAAATGCGGAAATCATCAACTTTTACCACGTTGTACAAGAAGACTTCCCTGCACTCCAAAAAGAAATTATGAAAACGCTGCATAGCCGTGAAATGCACCGACATGCCAAAATAATTTACGAAAACCCTGACATGTTTGATACGGTAAAAAGAGCATGGGCTGTATGGGTGCAAGCTAATATGTCATTTGGAAATTGTCTTAATAGTGGTTTCGCATATGCAAAAAAGAATGAGAGTATAACAAAGACGATTGTAAATAAAATAGATGAGTTTACGGATAAAATATCAAATAGAATTAGAATGCTGCAAATTGAAAATTGCGATGCCTTAAAGGTTATTGCTTCCCGCGATACAGCCGATACATTCCACTATATTGACCCGCCCTATGTAGGTACAGATCAAGGACATTATGACGGTTATACGCAACAAGATTTTGATAACCTTTTAGGAATGCTGCAAAATATACAGGGGAAATTCTTGCTTAGTTCTTTTAGAAATAAGAAGCTATCCGAATACACAAAAAATAATAAATGGTATCAAATCGAATTTAAAATGGTAAACACAATGACACAAAACGGAAACAAAAAAAATCAAAAAATAGAGGTTTTAACCGCAAACTATCCTATTAGCCTTGATAAGGGGCAAGAGGCAAAAAAAGAAGATAGCAGCATAGGGCAATCAGAATTAATCTTCGAAAAAGAATTAAGCGAGGAGCGTGCATGA
- a CDS encoding DUF4406 domain-containing protein: MKLYISGGITNVPDYKTQFKAAERKLTESGYTVINPADFEFTEGATYDEKMRFDLMQLLGCDGVALLGGWEKSKGANIEASTALKVGIPVYDVDYWLVNGKKERDEVGA; this comes from the coding sequence ATGAAACTCTATATTTCGGGCGGAATAACGAATGTTCCGGATTATAAAACACAGTTTAAAGCAGCAGAAAGGAAGCTAACGGAAAGCGGCTATACGGTTATCAATCCCGCCGATTTTGAATTTACCGAAGGGGCAACTTACGATGAAAAGATGCGCTTTGATTTAATGCAATTGTTAGGATGTGATGGAGTAGCTCTTTTAGGCGGCTGGGAAAAATCAAAGGGAGCGAACATTGAGGCTTCGACCGCATTGAAAGTCGGCATCCCTGTTTACGATGTTGATTATTGGTTGGTAAATGGTAAAAAAGAACGAGACGAGGTAGGTGCATGA
- a CDS encoding HNH endonuclease has protein sequence MKDSMRKTRLYVFNRDGFKCTVCGKKIDWTTGQMAHRIPKTKLNIKKYGIGIIDHAFNLRTTCSLKCNSAVLIDNNPAEKEQLIEAIRRQGKR, from the coding sequence ATGAAAGACTCTATGAGAAAAACACGCCTATACGTATTTAATCGAGACGGTTTTAAATGTACCGTTTGCGGTAAAAAAATAGATTGGACAACAGGACAGATGGCGCACAGAATACCAAAAACAAAACTAAACATAAAAAAGTACGGGATAGGCATTATAGACCATGCTTTTAATTTGCGAACAACATGCTCATTAAAATGTAATTCAGCCGTTTTAATTGACAACAATCCGGCAGAAAAAGAACAGCTCATTGAGGCGATACGGAGGCAGGGGAAGAGGTGA
- a CDS encoding DUF1064 domain-containing protein — protein MSYSHWHKYKTAPKEQRTADGIVFASKAEMLRYKELRLLEKSGVIKNLELQPKFLIIPATEKGGRAVHYVADFRYTTKGGGEIVEDVKGVKTEVYKLKKKLLLWQYPEINFYENKV, from the coding sequence GTGAGCTATAGTCATTGGCATAAATATAAAACAGCCCCTAAAGAGCAGCGCACGGCAGACGGCATAGTTTTTGCAAGCAAGGCGGAAATGTTACGATACAAGGAGTTAAGACTTTTAGAAAAATCAGGCGTGATAAAAAACCTTGAATTACAACCTAAATTCTTAATTATCCCTGCAACGGAAAAAGGCGGAAGGGCAGTCCATTATGTCGCCGATTTTCGCTACACAACAAAAGGCGGGGGAGAAATAGTCGAGGATGTGAAGGGTGTTAAGACGGAAGTGTATAAGCTAAAGAAAAAGCTTTTATTATGGCAATATCCGGAAATCAATTTTTACGAGAACAAAGTATAA